DNA from Paludisphaera mucosa:
GGCAACTACTTCATCGTCAGCAAGAACCTCATCGAGCTGATCGCCTGCCTGCTGATCGCCGCCACCCCGAGCGCCCACTGGGTGGGGCTCGACGCCCTCTTCTTCGGCGCACGCCGCCGCCGCCGCCTGGCCCGTCGCGAAGGCCTGATCGAGGCTTCCGACGACGCCGAGTACGCCGCCGACTCCCGCAAGACCGAAACCGCCCGACTCGCGAGCCGACCCTAAAGACGCCTACCCCTTCGAGAGGAGCCTGGGATGACCAATCTGACCGCCGAACAGCGCCTTCTAGGCCGCGAGAACGCCAACCGGGCCCTGGGCATGAGCCGCCGCGACTGGCTGGCCGCCGCCGTCGCCGCCCCCGCGATGGGCGCCTATTATTTCGGCTACAAGAACGGCCTGGGTGACAAGCCGCCGGTCAAGGCGGCGATCATCGGCACCGGCGACGAGGGTTGCCAGGCCATGATCCGCTTCCACAACCGCGACTACATGAACTTCATCGGCTTCTGCGACATCCGCCCTTCGCAGCAGGAGCGGGCCCGCAAGGAGTTCACCAACCACAAGCAGTACACCGAGGGCGACGTCAAGGCGATCAAGCAGTATCAGAACAAGGAGGAGATGTACGCCGACCCGGACGTCGAGGTCGTCGTCATCGCCCTGCCGCTCTGGCTGCACGCCCCCGTCGCCATCGAGGCCATGAAGGCCGGCAAGCACGTCTTCACCGAGAAGCTGATGGCCCACTCGATCGCCGAGTGCAAGGAGATGTGCCGGGTCGCCCGCGAGACCAACAAGCTGCTCGCCGTCGGCCACCAGCGGCACTACTCGGCCCTCTACGACAACGCCAACTTCCTGCTCAATAACGGCGTGCTCGGCGACGTCCGCCACATCCGGGCCCTCTGGCACCGCAACAACGCCCAGCCCCGCGTCCAGAAGGACAAGGCCGGCAACCCGGTCTATGACACCACCACGGGCCTCCCCCAGTACATGCACGACGAGAAGGGGAACCTGATCTACCAGGACTCCTGGAAGCGGATCCCCCCCGACGCCGACAAGAACATCGACTACGCCGCCCTCGGCTACAAGAGCCTCGACGAGCTGATCAACTGGCGGCTCTACAGCCGCACCGGCGCGGGCCTGATGGCCGAGCTGGGCAGCCACCAGCTCGACGCCTGCTCGATCTTCCTGGGCAAGCGGCACCCGATCGCCGTCACCGGCGTCGGCGGCACCTACTTCTACAAGGACGGCCGCGAGGCCGACGACCACGTCTTCACCATGTTCGAGTTCCCGGGCTCGGACGAGAAGGACCGGATCGTCGTCACCTACTCCTCGATCAACACCAACTCGTTCGACGGCTACGGCGAACAGGTGATGGGGTCGAAGGGGACGATGATCGTCGCCGGCGAGAAGGAGATCCTCCTCTATAAGGAGGCCGGCGCCGCGACCCTCTCGAAGACGACGAGCGTCACCGTCGAGACCCAGAACAAGAAGCCCGTGCTGGAGACCAGCCCCAGCACCGCCGGCCCCAGCGCGGCGACCTCGATCGGCGGCCTGGCGACGGCCGACCCGTCGCGCGGCTACCGCGAGGAGCTGGAGCACTTCGCCTACTGCATCCGCCACGGCGACGCCTCCAACTACCACGCCGACGCGGAGCACCAGCCCCGCTGCCGCGGCGAGGTCGCCCTGGCCGACGCCGTCATCGCCCTGACCACGAACATCGCCATGCATCAGAACCGCCGGATCGAGTTCGATCCCAAGTGGTTCGACTACGCCGCCGACGACACGCCCGACGGCTCCACCGTCGTCGCCAACCGCGGCTGATCCGCCCTCGCGGCGGGCGGAGGCTCCCCCTCCGCCCGCCGATCGCCTCCCCTCCTCTCCCGGCCCCACCGGCCCGGCGGCCCTCCTCCCACACCGAGCCGACGTCGTCTCGCGTCCTCCCGTCACGTCCGAAAAGCCAGGCTCCCATCGAGGGCCCTTCCATGCAGTCCACCGCCGTCCCCGCCGCGGCCGACGCCGCGCGCGGGACCGCCCGCGTGCAGCTCCCCGAGGCGGAAGTCGAGCTTCCCATCGTCGTCGGGTCGGAGGGCGAGCACGGCGTGAACATCGGCCGGCTGCGCGACCAGACCGGCTACATCACCGTCGACCCAGGCTTCGGCAACACCGCCGCGTGCAACAGCGCGATCACGTTCATCGACGGCGAGGAGGGGATCCTCCGCTACCGCGGCTACCCGATCGAGGAGCTGGCCGAGAAGAGCAGCTTCGTCGAGGTCGCCATGCTCCTGATCTTCGGCCAGCTGCCGGCCAAGGCCGACGTCGAGCGCTTCCGGGGGATGCTCACCGACGAGCAGCTACTCCACGAGGGGATGCGCTACCACTTCGAGGGCTTCCCGTCGCACGGCCACCCGATGGCGATGCTCTCGGCCATGATCAACGCCTGCGGATGCTACCATCCCGAGCTGTTGTCCTCCGAGATGGACGACGAGCGGCTGCTGCGGGCCACCGCGACCCTGATGAGCAAGGTCTGCACGATCGCGGCGTTCAGCTACAAGATGACGAAGGGCCAGCGGATGGAATATCCCGACCCCTCGCTCAGCTACTGCCGCAACTTCCTGCACATGATGTTCTCGATGCCGCACCGACGATATGAGCCGCCGCTCCAGGTGGTCCGGGCGCTGACGAAGTTCCTGATCCTCCACGCCGATCACGAGCAGAACTGCTCGACCTCGACCGTGCGGATGGTGGGGTCTTCCGGGGCCAACGTCTTCGCGTCGGTCTCCTCGGGCGTCTGCGCCCTGTGGGGCCCGCTCCATGGCGGCGCCAACATGGCCGTCATCGAGATGCTCCAGCAGATCCACGACGGCGGCGACGACCCCCGCTCGGTCGTGGCCAAGGTGAAGGACCGCAAGTTCCGGCTGATGGGCTTCGGCCACCGGGTCTACAAGAACTTCGACCCCCGCGCCAAGATCCTCGAACAGACCTGCAGCGAGCTGTTCGACACCCTGGGCGTCTCCGACCCCTTGCTCGACATCGCCCGCGAGCTGGCCGCGATCGCGCTCACGGACGACTACTTCCTGGAGCGGAGGCTCTACCCCAACGTCGACTTCTACTCGGGGATCATCCTCCGCGCCCTCGGCATC
Protein-coding regions in this window:
- a CDS encoding Gfo/Idh/MocA family protein — its product is MTNLTAEQRLLGRENANRALGMSRRDWLAAAVAAPAMGAYYFGYKNGLGDKPPVKAAIIGTGDEGCQAMIRFHNRDYMNFIGFCDIRPSQQERARKEFTNHKQYTEGDVKAIKQYQNKEEMYADPDVEVVVIALPLWLHAPVAIEAMKAGKHVFTEKLMAHSIAECKEMCRVARETNKLLAVGHQRHYSALYDNANFLLNNGVLGDVRHIRALWHRNNAQPRVQKDKAGNPVYDTTTGLPQYMHDEKGNLIYQDSWKRIPPDADKNIDYAALGYKSLDELINWRLYSRTGAGLMAELGSHQLDACSIFLGKRHPIAVTGVGGTYFYKDGREADDHVFTMFEFPGSDEKDRIVVTYSSINTNSFDGYGEQVMGSKGTMIVAGEKEILLYKEAGAATLSKTTSVTVETQNKKPVLETSPSTAGPSAATSIGGLATADPSRGYREELEHFAYCIRHGDASNYHADAEHQPRCRGEVALADAVIALTTNIAMHQNRRIEFDPKWFDYAADDTPDGSTVVANRG
- a CDS encoding citrate synthase, with translation MQSTAVPAAADAARGTARVQLPEAEVELPIVVGSEGEHGVNIGRLRDQTGYITVDPGFGNTAACNSAITFIDGEEGILRYRGYPIEELAEKSSFVEVAMLLIFGQLPAKADVERFRGMLTDEQLLHEGMRYHFEGFPSHGHPMAMLSAMINACGCYHPELLSSEMDDERLLRATATLMSKVCTIAAFSYKMTKGQRMEYPDPSLSYCRNFLHMMFSMPHRRYEPPLQVVRALTKFLILHADHEQNCSTSTVRMVGSSGANVFASVSSGVCALWGPLHGGANMAVIEMLQQIHDGGDDPRSVVAKVKDRKFRLMGFGHRVYKNFDPRAKILEQTCSELFDTLGVSDPLLDIARELAAIALTDDYFLERRLYPNVDFYSGIILRALGIPLNMFTVMFSIGRVPGWIAHWYELYRDPDRRICRPRQIYTGSGKREYVPIASRGC